One segment of Theobroma cacao cultivar B97-61/B2 chromosome 9, Criollo_cocoa_genome_V2, whole genome shotgun sequence DNA contains the following:
- the LOC18589045 gene encoding autophagy-related protein 18b isoform X1, which produces MARQSSSYPILCASFNQDNSGLAISTKDGFKIFDSNTGRLCYERAVGAFIIVEMLYSSSLLAIVGAGEQPSLSPRRLCLFNTTTSAPLREMTFLTSILAVRLNRKRLVVVLQEKTYIYDSNSLEILDTVDTVPNLKGLCAFSPSLDGCFLALPASTIKGSVLVYNVMELQSHCEIDAHRSPLAAITLSSNGTYIATASEQGTIIRVHLVSEATQSYSFRRGRYPSTIFSLSFAPSLHLPDILAATSSSGSVHIFSLGFATNQRDPWNLSSTITHLPSDTVVHHKIEVNSRCKRSSSFLGSILPDSVNDALDPADHHVLHAAVSAGVRSYAVVRKVDKIADASSSEFSSCRAVVSLITYNGYFQEYTFSINNKNESSWSLDREFNLLTFVSDSAKSS; this is translated from the exons atggCCCGTCAGTCCTCCTCGTACCCAATTCTGTGCGCTTCCTTCAATCAAGACAACAg TGGTCTTGCAATAAGCACTAAGGATGGTTTCAAAATATTCGATTCGAACACCGGAAGACTCTGCTACGAACGAG CTGTTGGAGCTTTCATTATTGTTGAGATGCTGTATAGTTCTAGTCTTCTCGCCATTGTTGGAGCTGGTGAACAG CCATCGTTATCTCCACGCCGTCTTTGTTTGTTCAATACTACAACCAGTGCTCCTCTCCGAGAAATGACTTTCCTAACTTCGATTCTTGCTGTTCGCTTAAATAGGAAAAG ACTTGTTGTGGTTTTGCAAGAAAAAACGTACATATATGACTCAAACAGCCTTGAAATATTGGATACTGTTGACACTGTGCCAAATCTAAAGG GACTTTGTGCATTTTCCCCTAGTTTGGATGGTTGCTTCTTGGCTCTTCCTGCCAGTACAATCAAAGGATCTGTATTAGTGTACAATGTCATGGAGCTCCAGTCACATTGTGAG ATTGATGCCCACCGGTCTCCTTTGGCTGCGATTACTTTATCTTCCAATGGGACATACATTGCAACAGCATCTGAACAGGGAACGATAATCAGAGTTCATCTGGTTTCAGAAGCAACTCAG TCATATAGTTTCCGGAGGGGAAGATACCCATCGACTATATTTTCATTGTCATTTGCACCATCATTGCATCTTCCCGATATTCTTGCAGCCACGAGTTCTTCCGGTTCTGTTCACATTTTCTCTCTGGGGTTCGCTACAAATCAGAG AGACCCTTGGAACTTAAGTAGCACTATTACACATCTCCCATCCGATACTGTTGTGCATCACAAAATAGAGGTTAATAG TAGGTGCAAAAGATCAAGTAGTTTTCTTGGATCAATATTACCTGATTCTGTGAATGATGCACTAGATCCAGCTGACCATCATGTGCTTCACGCTGCTGTTTCTGCAGGAGTCAGAAG CTATGCGGTGGTTCGCAAGGTAGACAAGATTGCTGATGCATCCTCATCCGAATTTTCATCTTGTAG GGCCGTTGTATCCTTAATAACATACAACGGGTACTTTCAGGAATATACCTTCAGTATCAACAACAAGAACGAGTCTTCATGGAGCCTGGATCGCGAATTCAACCTTCTGACATTCGTTTCAGATAGTGCAAAAAGCTCATGA
- the LOC18589045 gene encoding autophagy-related protein 18b isoform X2 → MARQSSSYPILCASFNQDNSGLAISTKDGFKIFDSNTGRLCYERAVGAFIIVEMLYSSSLLAIVGAGEQPSLSPRRLCLFNTTTSAPLREMTFLTSILAVRLNRKRLVVVLQEKTYIYDSNSLEILDTVDTVPNLKGLCAFSPSLDGCFLALPASTIKGSVLVYNVMELQSHCEIDAHRSPLAAITLSSNGTYIATASEQGTIIRVHLVSEATQSYSFRRGRYPSTIFSLSFAPSLHLPDILAATSSSGSVHIFSLGFATNQRDPWNLSSTITHLPSDTVVHHKIEVNSRCKRSSSFLGSILPDSVNDALDPADHHVLHAAVSAGVRSYAVVRKVDKIADASSSEFSSCRNIPSVSTTRTSLHGAWIANSTF, encoded by the exons atggCCCGTCAGTCCTCCTCGTACCCAATTCTGTGCGCTTCCTTCAATCAAGACAACAg TGGTCTTGCAATAAGCACTAAGGATGGTTTCAAAATATTCGATTCGAACACCGGAAGACTCTGCTACGAACGAG CTGTTGGAGCTTTCATTATTGTTGAGATGCTGTATAGTTCTAGTCTTCTCGCCATTGTTGGAGCTGGTGAACAG CCATCGTTATCTCCACGCCGTCTTTGTTTGTTCAATACTACAACCAGTGCTCCTCTCCGAGAAATGACTTTCCTAACTTCGATTCTTGCTGTTCGCTTAAATAGGAAAAG ACTTGTTGTGGTTTTGCAAGAAAAAACGTACATATATGACTCAAACAGCCTTGAAATATTGGATACTGTTGACACTGTGCCAAATCTAAAGG GACTTTGTGCATTTTCCCCTAGTTTGGATGGTTGCTTCTTGGCTCTTCCTGCCAGTACAATCAAAGGATCTGTATTAGTGTACAATGTCATGGAGCTCCAGTCACATTGTGAG ATTGATGCCCACCGGTCTCCTTTGGCTGCGATTACTTTATCTTCCAATGGGACATACATTGCAACAGCATCTGAACAGGGAACGATAATCAGAGTTCATCTGGTTTCAGAAGCAACTCAG TCATATAGTTTCCGGAGGGGAAGATACCCATCGACTATATTTTCATTGTCATTTGCACCATCATTGCATCTTCCCGATATTCTTGCAGCCACGAGTTCTTCCGGTTCTGTTCACATTTTCTCTCTGGGGTTCGCTACAAATCAGAG AGACCCTTGGAACTTAAGTAGCACTATTACACATCTCCCATCCGATACTGTTGTGCATCACAAAATAGAGGTTAATAG TAGGTGCAAAAGATCAAGTAGTTTTCTTGGATCAATATTACCTGATTCTGTGAATGATGCACTAGATCCAGCTGACCATCATGTGCTTCACGCTGCTGTTTCTGCAGGAGTCAGAAG CTATGCGGTGGTTCGCAAGGTAGACAAGATTGCTGATGCATCCTCATCCGAATTTTCATCTTGTAG GAATATACCTTCAGTATCAACAACAAGAACGAGTCTTCATGGAGCCTGGATCGCGAATTCAACCTTCTGA
- the LOC18589045 gene encoding autophagy-related protein 18b isoform X5, whose product MARQSSSYPILCASFNQDNSGLAISTKDGFKIFDSNTGRLCYERAVGAFIIVEMLYSSSLLAIVGAGEQPSLSPRRLCLFNTTTSAPLREMTFLTSILAVRLNRKRLVVVLQEKTYIYDSNSLEILDTVDTVPNLKGLCAFSPSLDGCFLALPASTIKGSVLVYNVMELQSHCEIDAHRSPLAAITLSSNGTYIATASEQGTIIRVHLVSEATQSYSFRRGRYPSTIFSLSFAPSLHLPDILAATSSSGSVHIFSLGFATNQRCKRSSSFLGSILPDSVNDALDPADHHVLHAAVSAGVRSYAVVRKVDKIADASSSEFSSCRNIPSVSTTRTSLHGAWIANSTF is encoded by the exons atggCCCGTCAGTCCTCCTCGTACCCAATTCTGTGCGCTTCCTTCAATCAAGACAACAg TGGTCTTGCAATAAGCACTAAGGATGGTTTCAAAATATTCGATTCGAACACCGGAAGACTCTGCTACGAACGAG CTGTTGGAGCTTTCATTATTGTTGAGATGCTGTATAGTTCTAGTCTTCTCGCCATTGTTGGAGCTGGTGAACAG CCATCGTTATCTCCACGCCGTCTTTGTTTGTTCAATACTACAACCAGTGCTCCTCTCCGAGAAATGACTTTCCTAACTTCGATTCTTGCTGTTCGCTTAAATAGGAAAAG ACTTGTTGTGGTTTTGCAAGAAAAAACGTACATATATGACTCAAACAGCCTTGAAATATTGGATACTGTTGACACTGTGCCAAATCTAAAGG GACTTTGTGCATTTTCCCCTAGTTTGGATGGTTGCTTCTTGGCTCTTCCTGCCAGTACAATCAAAGGATCTGTATTAGTGTACAATGTCATGGAGCTCCAGTCACATTGTGAG ATTGATGCCCACCGGTCTCCTTTGGCTGCGATTACTTTATCTTCCAATGGGACATACATTGCAACAGCATCTGAACAGGGAACGATAATCAGAGTTCATCTGGTTTCAGAAGCAACTCAG TCATATAGTTTCCGGAGGGGAAGATACCCATCGACTATATTTTCATTGTCATTTGCACCATCATTGCATCTTCCCGATATTCTTGCAGCCACGAGTTCTTCCGGTTCTGTTCACATTTTCTCTCTGGGGTTCGCTACAAATCAGAG GTGCAAAAGATCAAGTAGTTTTCTTGGATCAATATTACCTGATTCTGTGAATGATGCACTAGATCCAGCTGACCATCATGTGCTTCACGCTGCTGTTTCTGCAGGAGTCAGAAG CTATGCGGTGGTTCGCAAGGTAGACAAGATTGCTGATGCATCCTCATCCGAATTTTCATCTTGTAG GAATATACCTTCAGTATCAACAACAAGAACGAGTCTTCATGGAGCCTGGATCGCGAATTCAACCTTCTGA
- the LOC18589045 gene encoding autophagy-related protein 18b isoform X4, protein MARQSSSYPILCASFNQDNSGLAISTKDGFKIFDSNTGRLCYERAVGAFIIVEMLYSSSLLAIVGAGEQPSLSPRRLCLFNTTTSAPLREMTFLTSILAVRLNRKRLVVVLQEKTYIYDSNSLEILDTVDTVPNLKGLCAFSPSLDGCFLALPASTIKGSVLVYNVMELQSHCEIDAHRSPLAAITLSSNGTYIATASEQGTIIRVHLVSEATQSYSFRRGRYPSTIFSLSFAPSLHLPDILAATSSSGSVHIFSLGFATNQRCKRSSSFLGSILPDSVNDALDPADHHVLHAAVSAGVRSYAVVRKVDKIADASSSEFSSCRAVVSLITYNGYFQEYTFSINNKNESSWSLDREFNLLTFVSDSAKSS, encoded by the exons atggCCCGTCAGTCCTCCTCGTACCCAATTCTGTGCGCTTCCTTCAATCAAGACAACAg TGGTCTTGCAATAAGCACTAAGGATGGTTTCAAAATATTCGATTCGAACACCGGAAGACTCTGCTACGAACGAG CTGTTGGAGCTTTCATTATTGTTGAGATGCTGTATAGTTCTAGTCTTCTCGCCATTGTTGGAGCTGGTGAACAG CCATCGTTATCTCCACGCCGTCTTTGTTTGTTCAATACTACAACCAGTGCTCCTCTCCGAGAAATGACTTTCCTAACTTCGATTCTTGCTGTTCGCTTAAATAGGAAAAG ACTTGTTGTGGTTTTGCAAGAAAAAACGTACATATATGACTCAAACAGCCTTGAAATATTGGATACTGTTGACACTGTGCCAAATCTAAAGG GACTTTGTGCATTTTCCCCTAGTTTGGATGGTTGCTTCTTGGCTCTTCCTGCCAGTACAATCAAAGGATCTGTATTAGTGTACAATGTCATGGAGCTCCAGTCACATTGTGAG ATTGATGCCCACCGGTCTCCTTTGGCTGCGATTACTTTATCTTCCAATGGGACATACATTGCAACAGCATCTGAACAGGGAACGATAATCAGAGTTCATCTGGTTTCAGAAGCAACTCAG TCATATAGTTTCCGGAGGGGAAGATACCCATCGACTATATTTTCATTGTCATTTGCACCATCATTGCATCTTCCCGATATTCTTGCAGCCACGAGTTCTTCCGGTTCTGTTCACATTTTCTCTCTGGGGTTCGCTACAAATCAGAG GTGCAAAAGATCAAGTAGTTTTCTTGGATCAATATTACCTGATTCTGTGAATGATGCACTAGATCCAGCTGACCATCATGTGCTTCACGCTGCTGTTTCTGCAGGAGTCAGAAG CTATGCGGTGGTTCGCAAGGTAGACAAGATTGCTGATGCATCCTCATCCGAATTTTCATCTTGTAG GGCCGTTGTATCCTTAATAACATACAACGGGTACTTTCAGGAATATACCTTCAGTATCAACAACAAGAACGAGTCTTCATGGAGCCTGGATCGCGAATTCAACCTTCTGACATTCGTTTCAGATAGTGCAAAAAGCTCATGA
- the LOC18589045 gene encoding autophagy-related protein 18b isoform X3: MARQSSSYPILCASFNQDNSGLAISTKDGFKIFDSNTGRLCYERAVGAFIIVEMLYSSSLLAIVGAGEQPSLSPRRLCLFNTTTSAPLREMTFLTSILAVRLNRKRLVVVLQEKTYIYDSNSLEILDTVDTVPNLKGLCAFSPSLDGCFLALPASTIKGSVLVYNVMELQSHCEIDAHRSPLAAITLSSNGTYIATASEQGTIIRVHLVSEATQSYSFRRGRYPSTIFSLSFAPSLHLPDILAATSSSGSVHIFSLGFATNQSRCKRSSSFLGSILPDSVNDALDPADHHVLHAAVSAGVRSYAVVRKVDKIADASSSEFSSCRAVVSLITYNGYFQEYTFSINNKNESSWSLDREFNLLTFVSDSAKSS, encoded by the exons atggCCCGTCAGTCCTCCTCGTACCCAATTCTGTGCGCTTCCTTCAATCAAGACAACAg TGGTCTTGCAATAAGCACTAAGGATGGTTTCAAAATATTCGATTCGAACACCGGAAGACTCTGCTACGAACGAG CTGTTGGAGCTTTCATTATTGTTGAGATGCTGTATAGTTCTAGTCTTCTCGCCATTGTTGGAGCTGGTGAACAG CCATCGTTATCTCCACGCCGTCTTTGTTTGTTCAATACTACAACCAGTGCTCCTCTCCGAGAAATGACTTTCCTAACTTCGATTCTTGCTGTTCGCTTAAATAGGAAAAG ACTTGTTGTGGTTTTGCAAGAAAAAACGTACATATATGACTCAAACAGCCTTGAAATATTGGATACTGTTGACACTGTGCCAAATCTAAAGG GACTTTGTGCATTTTCCCCTAGTTTGGATGGTTGCTTCTTGGCTCTTCCTGCCAGTACAATCAAAGGATCTGTATTAGTGTACAATGTCATGGAGCTCCAGTCACATTGTGAG ATTGATGCCCACCGGTCTCCTTTGGCTGCGATTACTTTATCTTCCAATGGGACATACATTGCAACAGCATCTGAACAGGGAACGATAATCAGAGTTCATCTGGTTTCAGAAGCAACTCAG TCATATAGTTTCCGGAGGGGAAGATACCCATCGACTATATTTTCATTGTCATTTGCACCATCATTGCATCTTCCCGATATTCTTGCAGCCACGAGTTCTTCCGGTTCTGTTCACATTTTCTCTCTGGGGTTCGCTACAAATCAGAG TAGGTGCAAAAGATCAAGTAGTTTTCTTGGATCAATATTACCTGATTCTGTGAATGATGCACTAGATCCAGCTGACCATCATGTGCTTCACGCTGCTGTTTCTGCAGGAGTCAGAAG CTATGCGGTGGTTCGCAAGGTAGACAAGATTGCTGATGCATCCTCATCCGAATTTTCATCTTGTAG GGCCGTTGTATCCTTAATAACATACAACGGGTACTTTCAGGAATATACCTTCAGTATCAACAACAAGAACGAGTCTTCATGGAGCCTGGATCGCGAATTCAACCTTCTGACATTCGTTTCAGATAGTGCAAAAAGCTCATGA
- the LOC18589046 gene encoding pleiotropic drug resistance protein 3: MTNMGRDNDQLESQEVELAMASSSSSTDDANVATFGEGNAQVDISKLGDQERHVFIEKLIKNIEKDNLQLLQKIRKRLDRVGVKLPTVEVRYRNLCVEAECDVIHGEPLPTLWNYIQSTLSYPAVKLFRSKSKQAKISIINNMSGIIKPGRMTLLLGPPGCGKTSLLKALSGNLNKSLKVTGEVSYNGYKLEAFVPQKTSAYISQDDLHIPEMTVRETLDFSARCQGLGSREEIMMEVSKREKQAGIVPDPDIDTYMKATSVKGLRGTLQTDYILKILGLDICAGTIVGDVLRRGISGGQKKRLTTGEIIVGPIKTLFMDEITNGLDSSTAFQIVACLQQLVHVTDATLLVSLLQPAPETFDLFDDIILMAEGKILYHGPRDHILEFFESCGFRCPQRKGIVDFLQEVISRKDQAQYWYNTELPYSFISVDMFSGKFRASPLGEMIDKDLLGPYDKSQCNKNALSFNEHSVSKWEIFKACMSRELLLMSRNSFFYIFKVIQLVIIAFVTMTMFLRTGMNVDILHANYYLGALFYALLILIVDEFPELHMTVSRLSIFYKQKMLCFYPAWAYAIPAIVLKIPISFIQSLVWTSLTYYVMGYSPEVGRFFRQFAMYFAVQLSSASMFRFLASVFQTMDCSVAVGTLILFLQLIFCGFIIPQSSMPSWLRWVFWVSPLTYATIGLSGNEFHAPRWQKVQAMNATIGKETLKSHGFYFDEYFFWISFGALLGIALVWNIGFTLALSFLKPPGSSRVVISHEWLSKMRKRDSLKGAYRENVSSSSHSCNKEGSIKGRTVLPFDPSTLTFQNVQYYVDTPLEMRKRGYSQKTLQLLSDITGVVRPGVLTALMGPSGAGKTTLLDVLAGRKTIGCIEGEIRVGGYPKVQETFARISGYCEQTDIHSPQITVKESLIFSAWLRLPACSDSKIKTEFVKEVIETIELDEVKDALVGIPGHSGLSTEQRKRLTIAVELVANPSIIFMDEPTSSLDARAAAIVMRAVKNVADTGRTIVCTIHQPSIDIFEAFDELIFLKTGGSLIYFGPLGQHSRRVIEYFESIPGVPKIKDNCNPATWMLEVTSTSVEAELGIDLAKIYKSSALYESNKELVRHLSAPPPDSRDVHFPTRYSQNCWGQFKYCLWKLHLSYWRSPSYNLMRLLHTTVISFTLGTLFWNQGTKINNQQNLFNMFGSMYAAVIFLGTNSGSSVQPFVATERIVMYRERFAGMYSSWVYALAQVAIEVPYLFSQAIVFVIITYSMIGYYGTAYKLFWYFYAMFSTLLYFNFLGMLLVSLTPDVAIAGALTSVCYPMLNLFSGFLIPQLKIPRWWIWLYYAMPTSWTLNCLLTSQYGDVNDKIMVFTETRTIASLLEDYFGFRHDHLPISTLVLFFYPFIFSSLFAFFITHLNFERR, translated from the exons ATGACTAATATGGGCCGTGACAATGATCAGTTGGAGTCGCAAGAAGTTGAGTTGGCAATGGCATCAAGTTCTTCTTCAACAGATGATGCCAATGTAGCAACGTTTGGTGAAGGAAATGCACAGGTAGATATTAGCAAGCTTGGAGATCAGGAACGCCATGTCTTCATAGAGAAGCTCATCAAAAACATCGAGAAAGATAACCTTCAGTTGTTGCAGAAGATTAGAAAAAGATTAGACAG GGTTGGTGTAAAATTGCCCACGGTGGAGGTGAGATATAGAAATCTATGCGTGGAAGCCGAATGCGATGTGATTCACGGGGAGCCTCTGCCGACGTTGTGGAACTATATTCAAAGCACGCTTTCT TACCCTGCAGTGAAGCTGTTTCGTTCAAAGTCAAAACAAGCAAAGATAAGCATTATTAACAATATGAGCGGCATCATAAAGCCCGGAAG GATGACTTTGCTGCTTGGTCCTCCTGGATGTGGGAAGACCTCGCTGTTAAAGGCACTTTCAGGGAATCTAAACAAGTCCCTTAAG GTCACTGGGGAAGTTTCTTACAATGGATACAAACTAGAAGCATTTGTTCCCCAGAAAACATCAGCGTATATAAGTCAAGATGACTTGCACATTCCTGAGATGACAGTAAGGGAAACACTTGACTTTTCAGCTCGTTGTCAGGGTTTAGGAAGCCGAGAAG AGATTATGATGGAGGTCAGCAAAAGGGAGAAGCAAGCAGGAATTGTTCCAGATCCAGATATTGATACTTACATGAAG GCAACGTCTGTGAAAGGGCTTAGAGGAACTCTTCAAACTGACTATATACTAAAA ATTCTTGGACTTGATATTTGTGCTGGAACAATAGTTGGAGATGTCCTAAGAAGAGGTATATCTGGTGGTCAGAAGAAAAGGTTGACTACAG GGGAGATCATTGTTGGCCCCATAAAAACTCTGTTTATGGATGAAATAACCAATGGCCTTGACAGTTCCACAGCATTCCAAATTGTTGCTTGTCTTCAGCAGCTGGTGCATGTCACAGATGCAACTTTGTTGGTCTCACTGCTTCAGCCTGCACCAGAAACCTTTGATCTCTTTGATGATATCATATTAATGGCTGAAGggaaaattttatatcatggACCACGTGATCACATTCTTGAATTCTTTGAAAGTTGTGGCTTTAGATGTCCTCAAAGGAAAGGGATTGTAGACTTCCTTCAAGAG GTCATATCAAGGAAAGATCAAGCGCAGTActggtacaataccgagttaCCCTACTCCTTCATTTCTGTTGATATGTTCTCCGGGAAATTTAGAGCATCTCCTTTGGGGGAGATGATAGACAAGGATCTCTTGGGACCATATGATAAATCTCAATGCAATAAGAATGCTCTTTCCTTTAATGAGCACTCTGTTTCCAAATGGGAAATCTTTAAAGCTTGCATGTCAAGAGAACTTCTCCTCATGAGCAggaactcatttttctatattttcaaaGTAATTCAG CTTGTTATCATTGCATTTGTGACAATGACAATGTTTCTCAGGACGGGGATGAATGTTGATATACTTCATGCAAATTACTACCTGGGAGCACTGTTTTACGCACTCTTGATACTTATCGTTGATGAGTTTCCTGAGCTGCACATGACTGTTTCAAGACTCTCAATTTTCTATAAACAGAAAATGTTGTGCTTTTACCCAGCTTGGGCTTATGCAATTCCAGCTATTGTTCTAAAGATTCCTATTTCATTTATCCAATCCCTGGTTTGGACATCTCTTACTTATTATGTCATGGGGTACAGCCCTGAAGTTGGGAG GTTCTTCCGCCAGTTCGCTATGTATTTTGCTGTGCAACTATCATCGGCATCCATGTTTCGTTTCTTGGCCTCTGTCTTTCAAACTATGGATTGTTCTGTAGCAGTTGGTACTCTTATACTTTTCTTACAATTGATATTTTGTGGCTTCATCATTCCGCAAT CATCCATGCCAAGCTGGTTGAGGTGGGTATTCTGGGTTTCCCCTCTCACATATGCAACCATAGGGCTTTCCGGCAATGAATTTCATGCTCCACGATGGCAGAAG GTCCAAGCAATGAATGCTACAATTGGAAAAGAGACACTAAAAAGCCATGGATTTTACtttgatgaatattttttCTGGATATCATTTGGTGCCTTACTTGGGATTGCTTTAGTTTGGAACATTGGATTTACTTTAGCCTTGAGTTTCTTGAAGC CCCCTGGATCTTCTCGAGTTGTTATTTCACATGAATGGCTTTCCAAAATGAGGAAAAGAGATTCTCTTAAGGGTGCCTATCGGGAAAATGTGTCTAGCTCTTCACATTCCTGTAATAAAGAAGGATCTATTAAAG GGAGGACGGTATTACCTTTTGATCCCTCAACATTAACATTTCAGAATGTGCAATACTATGTTGACACACCTCTG GAAATGAGAAAACGAGGATATTCTCAGAAGACGCTTCAACTCCTTTCAGATATTACAGGAGTGGTTAGGCCTGGTGTTCTGACAGCACTGATGGGCCCTAGTGGAGCAGGAAAAACTACTCTTCTTGATGTTCTTGCAGGAAGAAAAACTATAGGCTGCATAGAAGGGGAAATCAGAGTTGGTGGTTACCCTAAGGTTCAAGAAACGTTTGCAAGGATATCAGGGTATTGTGAACAAACTGATATACATTCTCCACAAATCACAGTAAAAGaatctttgattttttctgCTTGGCTGCGTCTTCCTGCTTGTAGCGactcaaaaattaaaact GAATTTGTGAAAGAAGTTATTGAGACCATTGAACTTGATGAAGTCAAGGATGCTTTAGTTGGCATACCTGGTCATAGTGGTCTATCAACTGAGCAACGTAAACGGCTTACAATAGCTGTGGAACTCGTTGCCAATCCTTCCATAATTTTCATGGATGAACCTACCTCAAGTTTGGATGCAAGAGCTGCAGCCATTGTCATGCGTGCTGTGAAGAATGTAGCTGATACAGGTAGAACAATTGTTTGCACGATCCACCAACCGAGCATTGACATATTTGAAGCATTTGATGAG TTGATTTTTCTGAAAACTGGTGGGAGTTTAATCTACTTTGGACCATTAGGACAGCATTCAAGAAGGGTTATAGAATATTTTGAG AGTATACCTGGGGTGCccaaaattaaagataattgTAACCCGGCAACATGGATGCTAGAGGTCACTTCAACTTCTGTAGAGGCTGAGCTTGGGATTGATTTGGCCAAAATTTACAAGAGCTCTGCCCTATATGA gAGCAACAAAGAGCTTGTAAGGCACTTGAGTGCTCCACCTCCTGATTCAAGAGATGTGCATTTCCCAACCCGATATTCCCAAAACTGTTGGGGACAGTTCAAATATTGCCTATGGAAACTACATTTATCTTATTGGAGAAGTCCTTCATACAACTTGATGCGTCTCTTGCATACTACTGTAATATCTTTTACCTTAGGTACACTATTTTGGAACCAGGGAACGAAAAT AAATAACCAGCAGAATTTATTCAACATGTTTGGTTCAATGTATGCTGCTGTGATTTTCCTGGGAACGAATAGCGGCTCTTCTGTTCAACCATTTGTGGCAACAGAGAGAATTGTTATGTACCGAGAAAGATTTGCAGGAATGTACTCTTCGTGGGTTTATGCCCTTGCACAG GTGGCAATTGAGGTTCCCTATCTATTTAGCCAAGCGATTGTGTTTGTGATCATCACATACAGTATGATAGGGTACTATGGGACAGCATATAAGTTGTTTTGGTACTTCTATGCCATGTTCTCTACACTGCTGTACTTCAACTTTCTAGGAATGCTGCTTGTCTCATTGACACCAGATGTTGCAATAGCT